In one Sphingomonas sp. S1-29 genomic region, the following are encoded:
- a CDS encoding PqqD family protein yields MIVHKQDGWLAARVGSELLMMSVERGLYLGLSEVGARIWELLDDCPDSIAICDRLEAEFVVTSETCAAEVAQFLNQLAAQGVVRREPPG; encoded by the coding sequence ATGATCGTGCACAAGCAGGATGGCTGGCTGGCGGCGCGGGTAGGTTCCGAATTATTGATGATGAGCGTCGAACGCGGGCTGTATCTGGGGCTGAGCGAAGTCGGCGCGCGAATCTGGGAGTTGCTCGACGACTGTCCCGACAGCATCGCGATCTGCGATCGGCTCGAAGCCGAATTCGTCGTGACGTCCGAAACCTGCGCCGCCGAAGTGGCGCAGTTCCTCAACCAGCTTGCGGCGCAAGGCGTCGTGCGACGCGAACCGCCGGGCTGA
- a CDS encoding aspartyl/asparaginyl beta-hydroxylase domain-containing protein yields MPPVIRLPLAFDVARLRADLDRLHTSAWTAHMVRQNYRGDWDVLPLRIVKGATHPVMMIYADPAATAFEDGPLLAATPYLRDVLAAFACPLQTVRLMRLSAGSVIKEHRDHDLDAAQGMARIHVPITTNDAVDFRLNGIRVVMPEGSAWYLRLADPHSVVNAGDTDRVHLVIDCEVNDWLRDQLRAGA; encoded by the coding sequence ATGCCGCCTGTCATCCGTCTTCCGCTCGCGTTCGATGTCGCCCGGCTGCGCGCCGATCTCGACCGGCTGCACACCAGCGCCTGGACCGCGCATATGGTGCGGCAGAATTACCGCGGCGACTGGGACGTGCTGCCGCTGCGCATCGTGAAAGGCGCGACGCATCCGGTGATGATGATCTACGCCGATCCGGCCGCGACCGCGTTCGAGGACGGCCCGCTATTGGCCGCCACCCCTTATCTGCGCGACGTGCTCGCGGCGTTCGCCTGCCCGTTGCAGACGGTGCGGCTGATGCGGCTATCGGCGGGGTCGGTGATCAAGGAGCATCGCGACCATGATCTCGACGCGGCGCAGGGAATGGCGCGGATCCACGTGCCGATCACGACCAACGACGCGGTCGATTTCCGGCTGAACGGCATCCGCGTGGTGATGCCCGAAGGCAGCGCCTGGTATCTGCGGCTCGCCGACCCCCACAGCGTGGTGAACGCCGGCGACACCGATCGCGTCCACCTGGTGATCGATTGCGAAGTGAACGACTGGCTGCGCGATCAGCTTCGCGCCGGCGCCTGA
- a CDS encoding sulfotransferase, producing MSHADPPIDRLRQAVLDSAALQARLVAIDDRDAFVAALAEIAGSLGIALDHDAAVDSVRPDPVGLARFAPARFTQIAWPVGDWLPTAIVPGPEGAGVEWLHFGDSPLTAPFFEDSLRAARRRPFNRWLRVRTPLVALADGAPGGALAPPSGLVFHLSRCGSTLVAQMLAASPRHVVVSEAPPFDALVQLLERQPAIPLAQRVLLVRAMAAALGRDRFGNRRHYFLKVDSWHTLALPLLRHAFPDTPWVFLYRDPVEILVSHQRMPGSQMVPGMMGDLFGMPDGHLLGITVYTARVLARICDAVLAHHALGGGALIGYRDLPEAVATRILPHFGVALDPDEQAAMAAAALRDAKSPKARFANDAAAKQREASPAIRSAAAKYLDNRIADLDRLRLEAGG from the coding sequence ATGTCGCACGCCGACCCACCGATCGATCGCCTGCGCCAGGCCGTCCTCGACAGCGCCGCGCTGCAAGCGCGGTTGGTGGCGATCGACGATCGCGACGCGTTCGTCGCGGCGCTCGCCGAGATCGCGGGGTCGCTTGGGATCGCGCTCGACCATGATGCCGCGGTCGACTCGGTGCGGCCCGATCCGGTCGGGCTCGCGCGGTTCGCGCCTGCACGCTTCACCCAGATCGCGTGGCCCGTGGGCGACTGGCTACCCACCGCGATCGTCCCCGGGCCCGAGGGGGCGGGCGTCGAATGGCTGCATTTCGGCGACTCACCGCTGACCGCACCATTTTTCGAAGACTCGCTGCGCGCCGCGCGCCGGCGTCCGTTCAACCGCTGGCTTCGCGTGCGCACGCCGCTGGTCGCGCTCGCCGATGGCGCGCCGGGTGGTGCGTTGGCCCCGCCGAGCGGCCTGGTCTTCCATCTGTCGCGCTGCGGATCGACGCTGGTGGCGCAGATGCTCGCCGCCTCGCCGCGGCATGTGGTGGTGTCCGAAGCGCCGCCGTTCGATGCGCTGGTGCAATTGCTCGAACGCCAGCCCGCTATCCCCTTGGCGCAGCGCGTCCTGCTCGTGCGGGCGATGGCGGCGGCGCTGGGGCGCGACCGTTTCGGCAATCGGCGGCATTATTTCCTCAAGGTCGACAGCTGGCACACGCTGGCGCTGCCGCTTTTGCGCCACGCCTTTCCCGATACGCCATGGGTGTTCCTCTATCGCGACCCGGTCGAAATCCTCGTCTCGCATCAGCGGATGCCGGGGTCGCAGATGGTGCCGGGGATGATGGGCGACCTGTTCGGGATGCCCGACGGCCATCTGCTCGGTATCACCGTCTATACCGCGCGCGTGCTCGCGCGGATCTGCGACGCGGTGCTCGCGCATCATGCGCTGGGTGGCGGCGCGCTGATCGGCTATCGCGACCTGCCCGAAGCGGTGGCCACGCGCATCCTCCCGCATTTCGGCGTGGCGCTCGATCCCGACGAGCAGGCGGCGATGGCGGCGGCGGCACTGCGCGACGCCAAATCGCCCAAGGCGCGCTTCGCGAACGACGCCGCGGCCAAGCAGCGCGAAGCAAGCCCCGCGATCCGTTCGGCGGCGGCGAAGTATCTGGATAATAGGATCGCCGATCTCGACCGCCTTCGTCTTGAGGCGGGCGGGTAG